The following nucleotide sequence is from Komagataeibacter medellinensis NBRC 3288.
GCAGAGCGGAGACGCATATGTTCGTCCTTCCTCATGTTATTACTTCTTTGTAAACCACATCACGCATGGGATGAGAAGATTAATCAATCCATATCCCTAAACACTGTGTGTTGCCTGGGGTTGCCTGGGCATTGATGCTGCAGGACGACATAACGGTAACACCTGGCGGGAAGAGAGCGGATCAATCTCTTTTCCTATTATAGAACAATTCTCTAAATGGAGAATGCCTTATTGGAAACAAGAGTTTTACAAAATGTTCAGAGGGTTATGTTGTAAAAATATCACAGAAAATTGGACGTATTTTAAAAAGTAAGAAATTTTTCATACTTTGAGGCGCGCATAAAAAAAGGAGCACCGAAGTGCTCCTTTTCTTTCAGTGACCGGCAGGTCGGGATCAGTGCAGGATGATCTCGACGCGACGGTTCTGGGGCTCACGCGTGTCGGGGCCGGTCGGCACCAGCGGGTGGGCTTCACCGTAGCCATGAATGTCGATGGCATTGGCGGGCACGCCGTCACGGATCAGTTCAGCCTTCACGCTGTCTGCACGGCGCATGGACAGGCCAAGGTTATACTGCTGACCACGCGGACCGGGATGGGCCGCCGTGTTGTCGGTGTAACCATTGACTTCGATACGCGTGGTCTGGACGTGGGTGGAAGCCTGGGCGGCCTCTGCCACGATCTCACGCGAGCGGCCGGTCAGGGCTGCGCCGTCCCAGTCGAAGAACACCAGGTAGGTGCGGGCTGCGGTCGGTGCGGGCGGCACGACGGCAGGAGCCGGCGGCGGCGGCGGCGGCGCGTTGTTGAACGCGTAGCGGACGCCTACGATGAACTGGTGGTTGAAGCGGTGGTCGAAGCGGGCAGCATCGCCGCCAACGGCGTGGATATTACCCATCGCAAAGTCTTCAACCTGACCAACCATACGATACTCGGTGGTCATCTGCAGACCGGATACACCCGGAATATCGTAAGCCGCACCGACGATACCCTGGTAGGCGAAGCTGCCATTGGTGCCAGCGATCTTGCCGCCTGCACCACTGATGTTGGCGTTTTCCCACAGGTAACCGGCACCGACACCGACGAACGGCGTGACAGGCACATCAATGTTGAACAGACGCTTCAGGTCAATGTCATACAGGACGTTGACGAAGCCACCGTAAGAGCGATCATGCCCCTTGGTTTTGACAGTATCAACGCTTTTGATGGCAGACCACGTGTAGGCACCTTCGACTTCGGCACGCAGGCCGTTGCCGAAGCCCCAGCCGACGTTGGCAAAGCCGGTCCAGCCATGGCCGTGACGAACATGCGCGCCATCATCCCCCTGCGGGCCGGGCTTATTCTCAGCATCACGCATATGCTGGGTCTGGGTCAGGTCGTAACCACCGCCGATGCCAACATAGGGGCCGGTGATGGTCGTGGCTTTGGCTGCGAACGGTGCCGCTGCCAGCAGGCTGGTTGCCAGTAACGCTGCGCGAAGACGCATGTTTAAGTCCTTAAACTCTGTTGTTGCAGGGCAGAGCCCTATCTTGTGGTCCGGGCAATGGATTTGCCCCGAAGACAGGGCAGCCTGAGATTACCCGCAAGCTATGATGCGGGGATTAGCCTGTCTGGGCAGGCTTGAGAATGGGCAAAATGGCGCAAGCGGATCATGTGTGGCAGAAAAAACACATATCTTTTAGGGAGCTTTAAGTAATCTTACGAAAAATCATGATTTTACAAGGGACTTTCCATACTATCTCGGATAGCCCCTTCTATTTTGCATAGGTCATTGCCGGAAATGGAGGAACTGTCTGACGACAGTCATGGCGCTGGACGATTCGATGCAAAAAGGGAGAATGCCGAGCATTCTCCCTGAATTTCC
It contains:
- a CDS encoding OmpA family protein, producing the protein MRLRAALLATSLLAAAPFAAKATTITGPYVGIGGGYDLTQTQHMRDAENKPGPQGDDGAHVRHGHGWTGFANVGWGFGNGLRAEVEGAYTWSAIKSVDTVKTKGHDRSYGGFVNVLYDIDLKRLFNIDVPVTPFVGVGAGYLWENANISGAGGKIAGTNGSFAYQGIVGAAYDIPGVSGLQMTTEYRMVGQVEDFAMGNIHAVGGDAARFDHRFNHQFIVGVRYAFNNAPPPPPPAPAVVPPAPTAARTYLVFFDWDGAALTGRSREIVAEAAQASTHVQTTRIEVNGYTDNTAAHPGPRGQQYNLGLSMRRADSVKAELIRDGVPANAIDIHGYGEAHPLVPTGPDTREPQNRRVEIILH